One window of the Sandaracinaceae bacterium genome contains the following:
- a CDS encoding PDZ domain-containing protein, which produces MYLRPPSTPLRATLLACALLLGCEPALEADLLAVHGVAPHRIEPGRTLTIEGAGFPAGRPARVRLEGSLHVPGASPRSITLATSGRAVAADRIEARFDPRALDGVTERGTFRGRVTVLFRAAARGHEVIGRSDEQVLDVHPEHGDGVGEELARARRAAQLVDALGLVLGEEPPRDPGLPVEVVIAGSIAERAGLVSGDRVVELEGVRLHRLSDAIPPPGASRVSLRVERRGEPAPFHVTLPLTQGADGPGPETVVAALAALAWVLALLLLLAPSASLLDGLARRGRVSVRALGATRIRKAWRSREIGRWVIGAACLAAWPVLARRGWLGIPLEALLLAALAFRVSAAWLATDPTEGFWSRALAVGHALATVLGLSVALGAVAAFGGTTDVSSLAAQQSVWPWTWTTLSTPIGPLALALAFAALSSAPPGLARGTHRAARWARDLDDVVVLGAAATTTAILLGGWHVGTEASELAHAAGGLSFFALAAVSCLWLRRARRLGRTRRGTLLGGVVLTALVAGATVLRITGEPLPALEIALARTFGVAAVAAIVLALVRLALGRVGERPEPLHPFL; this is translated from the coding sequence GTGTACCTCCGCCCCCCTTCGACGCCGCTCCGCGCGACGCTCCTCGCCTGCGCGCTCCTGCTCGGTTGCGAGCCGGCGCTCGAGGCCGACCTGCTCGCGGTGCACGGGGTCGCGCCGCACCGGATCGAGCCGGGGCGCACGCTGACGATCGAGGGGGCCGGCTTCCCCGCGGGACGACCGGCGCGCGTGCGGCTCGAGGGCTCGCTCCACGTGCCTGGCGCCTCCCCCCGGTCGATCACCCTGGCCACGTCCGGACGCGCCGTGGCCGCCGATCGGATCGAGGCGCGCTTCGACCCTCGCGCCCTCGACGGCGTCACCGAGCGCGGCACGTTTCGCGGTCGGGTGACGGTGCTCTTCCGCGCCGCGGCGCGCGGCCACGAGGTCATCGGTCGCTCCGACGAGCAGGTGCTCGACGTGCACCCGGAGCACGGAGACGGAGTGGGTGAAGAGCTGGCGCGCGCTCGCCGCGCCGCGCAGCTCGTGGACGCTCTCGGCCTCGTGCTCGGCGAAGAGCCGCCCCGCGATCCGGGGCTCCCCGTGGAGGTCGTGATCGCCGGGTCGATCGCCGAGCGCGCCGGCCTCGTGTCGGGCGACCGCGTGGTGGAGCTGGAGGGCGTGCGCCTGCACCGGCTCTCCGACGCGATCCCTCCGCCGGGCGCATCTCGGGTCTCACTGCGCGTCGAGCGACGCGGCGAGCCGGCTCCGTTCCACGTCACGCTCCCGCTGACCCAGGGCGCCGACGGCCCGGGCCCAGAGACCGTGGTCGCCGCGCTGGCCGCGCTGGCGTGGGTGCTCGCGCTGCTGCTGTTGCTGGCGCCCTCCGCGTCGCTGCTGGACGGGCTCGCCCGGCGCGGACGCGTCTCGGTCCGCGCGCTCGGAGCGACCCGGATCCGCAAGGCGTGGCGTTCGCGAGAGATCGGGCGCTGGGTGATCGGCGCCGCGTGCCTCGCCGCGTGGCCGGTCCTGGCTCGGCGCGGGTGGCTGGGCATCCCGCTCGAGGCGCTGCTGCTCGCCGCGCTGGCGTTCCGGGTGAGCGCGGCCTGGCTCGCGACCGACCCGACCGAGGGCTTCTGGTCGCGCGCGCTCGCGGTGGGACACGCCCTGGCCACGGTGCTGGGGTTGTCGGTGGCGCTCGGCGCGGTCGCCGCCTTCGGGGGCACGACGGATGTCTCGAGCCTGGCGGCCCAGCAGAGCGTGTGGCCGTGGACCTGGACCACGCTCTCCACGCCGATCGGCCCGCTCGCGCTCGCTCTCGCCTTCGCCGCGCTCAGCTCGGCGCCGCCGGGTCTGGCGCGGGGGACGCACCGGGCGGCCCGCTGGGCGCGCGATCTGGATGACGTCGTGGTGCTGGGGGCCGCGGCCACGACGACCGCGATCCTGCTCGGCGGCTGGCACGTCGGGACGGAGGCGTCGGAGCTGGCGCACGCGGCGGGGGGCCTCTCGTTCTTCGCGCTCGCGGCCGTGAGCTGCCTCTGGCTGCGACGCGCCAGGCGCCTCGGCCGGACGCGGCGCGGCACGTTGCTCGGAGGCGTGGTCCTCACCGCGCTCGTCGCGGGCGCGACCGTGCTGCGCATCACGGGAGAGCCGCTCCCGGCGCTGGAGATCGCGCTCGCCCGCACCTTCGGCGTGGCCGCGGTCGCGGCGATCGTGCTCGCGCTGGTGCGGCTCGCCCTCGGTCGGGTCGGCGAGCGGCCCGAGCCGCTTCACCCGTTCCTCTAA